One stretch of Pedobacter riviphilus DNA includes these proteins:
- a CDS encoding alpha-glucuronidase: MAYIKRMVTVALLMLSHATISKAEDGHALWLRNHSAVKVSISCPVHSPIIDLATDELKKGWLGKENMVLKLNLSKNSAIKGDGFQLEESAINARTELGLLYGTYELLRRQYLNLPQRNFISNPSYSRRILNHWDNLDGSIERGYAGSSIFWGNTANGLEITNQDREKWKTYARANASIGINGAVLNNVNASAKVLTQAYLEKVKVIAESLRPYGIKTYLSVNFSSPVLIGKLKKADPLDPQVQQWWKDKVVEIYKLIPDFGGFLVKANSEGQPGPQDYGRTHVDGANMLADALAPFDGIVMWRAFVYNPSPEDRTKQAYKEFLPLDGAFRKNVILQVKNGPLDFQPREPFSPLFGAMSKTPVMPEFQITQEYLGASKQLVFLSTLWEECLNSDTYKIGKGSTVAACTDGSLSKTDFTAIAGVANIGNDVNWTGHTFAQANWYAFGRLAWNNKLESKVIAAEWIKQTFLDHKEKTTDANFVKTTQNIMLESREAAVDYMMPLGLHHIFAEGHHYGPAPWFSNDKIRPDWTSVYYHKADTVGIGFDRTRNGSDAVDQYHEPLSSTFNSLSSCPEIYLLWFHHVPWSYRLKSGNDLWTELCIRYDHGVQTVRSFQKDWDKMKGSIDNERFAEVQSKLRTQCRDAQIWKDACLLYFQQFSKREIPFEIERPVHDLQSLKELTKSRDYQ; this comes from the coding sequence ATGGCATATATTAAAAGGATGGTTACAGTTGCATTACTGATGTTAAGTCACGCAACAATATCAAAAGCCGAAGATGGTCACGCACTATGGCTCCGAAACCATTCTGCAGTAAAAGTTAGTATTTCCTGTCCAGTCCACTCCCCTATTATAGACCTTGCAACAGATGAACTCAAAAAAGGCTGGTTGGGCAAGGAGAATATGGTCTTAAAACTTAATCTAAGCAAAAATTCCGCTATCAAAGGCGATGGATTCCAATTGGAAGAATCAGCAATCAATGCCCGTACAGAACTGGGTTTATTATACGGCACCTACGAATTGTTGAGGCGTCAATACCTTAACCTCCCACAGCGCAACTTTATTTCAAATCCTTCCTACTCCAGAAGAATCCTCAACCATTGGGATAACCTGGATGGCAGCATTGAAAGAGGTTATGCGGGAAGTTCAATATTTTGGGGCAATACCGCGAATGGATTGGAGATTACTAATCAGGACCGAGAAAAATGGAAAACTTACGCCAGGGCAAATGCATCAATCGGTATTAACGGTGCGGTTTTAAACAATGTAAATGCATCAGCAAAAGTCCTTACCCAGGCTTACCTGGAAAAAGTGAAGGTAATTGCAGAAAGTCTGCGTCCCTATGGAATAAAAACCTATTTATCTGTTAATTTTTCATCCCCTGTTCTTATCGGTAAATTAAAAAAGGCAGACCCCTTAGATCCTCAGGTTCAACAATGGTGGAAAGATAAAGTAGTGGAAATTTATAAACTCATCCCTGACTTTGGAGGATTTCTGGTTAAAGCTAACAGTGAAGGACAACCCGGACCGCAAGATTACGGAAGAACCCACGTGGATGGCGCAAATATGTTAGCCGATGCCTTGGCTCCTTTCGATGGAATCGTGATGTGGCGTGCCTTTGTTTATAACCCATCTCCTGAGGACAGAACCAAACAAGCTTACAAAGAATTTTTACCACTTGATGGCGCTTTCAGGAAAAATGTAATTTTACAGGTAAAAAATGGCCCACTTGATTTCCAGCCAAGAGAGCCCTTTAGCCCTTTGTTTGGAGCAATGTCTAAAACCCCGGTGATGCCTGAATTTCAAATAACCCAAGAGTACCTGGGCGCCTCCAAACAACTTGTTTTCCTCTCTACCTTATGGGAAGAATGTTTAAATAGCGACACTTATAAAATTGGAAAAGGCAGTACCGTTGCCGCCTGCACCGATGGCTCATTAAGCAAAACTGATTTTACCGCCATTGCAGGAGTGGCTAACATTGGTAATGATGTAAACTGGACCGGACACACTTTTGCCCAGGCAAATTGGTATGCATTTGGGCGTCTGGCGTGGAATAACAAACTAGAGAGCAAAGTGATAGCTGCAGAATGGATAAAACAGACTTTTCTCGATCATAAAGAAAAAACAACCGACGCTAACTTTGTCAAAACTACTCAAAATATCATGTTGGAAAGCAGGGAGGCGGCCGTTGATTATATGATGCCACTGGGACTTCACCATATTTTCGCCGAAGGCCATCATTATGGCCCTGCACCATGGTTTTCTAATGATAAAATCCGTCCAGACTGGACCTCTGTTTATTACCACAAGGCAGACACCGTGGGGATAGGTTTTGACAGAACCCGTAACGGAAGCGATGCAGTTGACCAATATCACGAGCCATTAAGTTCAACCTTCAATAGCCTCTCCAGCTGCCCGGAAATATATCTGCTCTGGTTTCACCATGTGCCATGGTCTTACCGCCTGAAAAGTGGAAATGATTTGTGGACAGAACTATGCATTCGCTATGACCATGGCGTTCAGACGGTCAGATCTTTTCAAAAAGACTGGGACAAAATGAAGGGATCAATAGACAACGAACGTTTCGCAGAAGTGCAATCTAAACTCCGAACGCAATGCAGAGATGCTCAAATCTGGAAAGATGCCTGCTTACTCTATTTCCAGCAGTTTAGCAAAAGGGAAATTCCATTTGAAATTGAGCGCCCCGTCCATGATCTTCAATCGCTGAAGGAACTCACTAAAAGCCGGGATTATCAGTAG
- a CDS encoding glycoside hydrolase family 43 protein produces MKKLSKIPFKLIILFSSFLILSQHVQADDHIAAHRHLADPATLVYNGRVYIYASNDDDNTDDKDSGYKMKSIVCISSSDMKNWTDHGVVFEAPRDVSWANRTWAPSVIARNGKIYLYFGNGGSGIGVATSSSPIGPFKDPLGKKLIDNETPGVQPAKNMWLFDPMAFLDDDGQAYLYFGGNGEDNMRVIKLNEDMISVNGQASSFHVPAFFEASWMHKRNGNYYFSYSSNPKAEMRIDYMMSKSPTTGFVYKGVIGAQPPNNNNNNHHGIFEFKGKWYHAYHNRLVAIKKGIPPVYKRNLAIEELTYKPDGSIVQISYTANGVTQVGSVNPYQRNEAESMQDQNGIITKNTADGGMEISGMKNNNWIKIQGVDFGKKGPKDFSAKVSGLSPGTSLEVRVGSLDGKQIAKLVSTGDKTADLQIRAAKAEPIQGKQDFYLLISGGDPSTAIDIDWWRFQQR; encoded by the coding sequence ATGAAAAAACTAAGTAAAATACCTTTTAAACTCATTATCCTATTTTCCTCATTCTTAATTTTAAGTCAACACGTGCAAGCCGATGACCATATTGCTGCTCACAGGCATCTGGCAGATCCAGCCACATTGGTCTATAACGGAAGGGTTTACATTTATGCATCAAACGATGATGACAACACCGATGATAAGGATAGCGGTTATAAAATGAAATCGATTGTCTGTATTTCCAGTAGTGATATGAAAAATTGGACTGATCACGGTGTCGTTTTTGAGGCGCCCCGCGATGTATCCTGGGCAAATAGAACCTGGGCACCTTCGGTTATCGCCAGAAATGGCAAAATTTATCTTTATTTTGGTAATGGTGGATCAGGCATTGGTGTAGCTACATCCTCCTCTCCAATCGGGCCGTTTAAAGATCCATTGGGTAAAAAACTAATTGATAATGAAACCCCAGGCGTACAACCTGCAAAAAACATGTGGTTATTCGATCCAATGGCTTTTTTGGATGATGATGGACAGGCATATTTATATTTTGGGGGCAATGGTGAAGATAATATGCGGGTAATTAAACTGAATGAAGATATGATCAGCGTAAATGGTCAGGCAAGTTCTTTTCATGTCCCTGCCTTTTTTGAAGCCTCATGGATGCATAAGCGAAACGGCAATTACTATTTTTCGTATTCCTCTAACCCTAAGGCAGAAATGAGGATTGATTATATGATGAGTAAGAGTCCAACCACTGGATTTGTCTATAAAGGCGTTATAGGCGCGCAACCACCAAACAATAATAACAATAATCACCACGGGATATTTGAATTTAAAGGAAAATGGTACCATGCCTACCACAACAGGCTTGTGGCTATAAAAAAGGGTATCCCTCCTGTTTACAAAAGAAACCTGGCTATTGAAGAATTAACTTACAAGCCAGATGGTTCGATTGTTCAGATAAGTTATACGGCAAATGGTGTAACACAAGTTGGCTCGGTAAATCCTTATCAACGAAACGAAGCGGAAAGCATGCAGGATCAAAACGGGATTATAACCAAAAACACAGCCGACGGTGGAATGGAGATTTCGGGTATGAAAAATAACAACTGGATCAAAATTCAAGGTGTAGATTTTGGAAAAAAAGGTCCAAAAGATTTTAGCGCAAAAGTGAGCGGTCTCTCACCTGGCACCAGCCTTGAAGTACGCGTAGGTAGTTTAGATGGAAAACAAATTGCAAAATTAGTTTCTACTGGTGATAAGACAGCCGACTTACAAATACGCGCTGCAAAAGCCGAACCTATCCAAGGTAAACAAGATTTTTATCTTTTAATATCCGGCGGTGATCCCTCTACTGCAATTGATATAGACTGGTGGCGTTTTCAGCAACGTTAA